Within Triticum dicoccoides isolate Atlit2015 ecotype Zavitan chromosome 1B, WEW_v2.0, whole genome shotgun sequence, the genomic segment TACATTTACCTTGGCGACCAGTGCCTGGGCTCCGACGAACTTGTCGTCCCAGGATAACGACTGCCGCACCCCGCCGACGTTGTTGTCGCCGGCGATGTAGGCCTTGTACTCGTGGTGGCCGGTGGCGATGTAGAGCCAGACAGCTGCCCACAGCAGCTCGTCCTGTTCCAAACAAGTTTCAGTATTTGCTTTACAATACTGCTATGTTTCTGTTCATTATCGTGACATTAATTAGTGATGTGATACCTCGTCGCCGCTGCTACTGTAGAAACTTCTGGCCGATGGAATGCTGTTCTGGTAGAGGCCACGGTGGTTCTTGGCGAACTGAAACAACTGCAGAAGCAAGTCACTCAAGAAATTAGCTGATACAGTTTCGTCTGTCTGTGTGCACAAATACAAGTACACCTTCAGTTTTCTAGCAATGATTATTTTGGCATCCATTTTTAGCCGCTATACGACCACGACTCTATGAAATGGTTTGCTAAATAAATTCCCTCACATTATTTTCAAATTGATTGTTGCCATAGAAACCTTCCAATTTGTGCTGTGCATGCATATAATTGCGCAATTAAAAGCGCAAATTAATATGTGCGCCGCTCTATTTTTTTATCTACACCAATGGCTTTTTGACCATCTATTGTGTAATCTGTGTGCTGTGCATGCAATGCAATGTGCATACGTGTGCCAAAACTCAAAACATGCACCAGTCTCTCGCATGTAAGCAAGTAAAAGTACGCACCTGTTTCGCGTGCTTCAGAAGCGCCGACGCACACCGGGGGTCGCCGTGCGGCCCCGTGAACGCGACGGAGGCCGCGGCCAGCGCCGCCGACGTCTCGGCTGCGACGTCGGAGCCCGGGTGGGTGGCGTTCACCATGTAGGCCCTCCGGGGCGTGTCCATGTCCTCCGGCCGCTCCCAGCAAGCGTGGTCGGAGTTGCCGTCGCCGACATTCACGTAGAGCACATCGGGGCGGGCGTGCGCCTTGGCCAGGTAGTCGGCGCCCCATCGCACCGCCTGGAGAGCGTGGCCCAGCTCCCCCGCCGCGGCCAGCCGGCCCCGGTGCTCCACCACGCTCCACGACAGCATCGTCACCGTGAACGCCATGGGGAACCCGAACTTGACGTTGTCGCCGGAGTCGTAGTAGCCGCCGGTGAGATCCACCTGCACGTCGATCGACCAAGCATGTCAGCGTCATTCACGAACCAAACACGTACAACGTACGTACCACACATGCATGCATCGCCGGCGTGCTTACCCCGTGGTCGGCGCCGTCCTTGAGGGCCGAGTTGGCGCGCCACTGGACGCGCTGGGTCGGCGGCAGCCTGCCGGAGCGCTGCGCCTCGAAGTAGAGCAGCGACTTGGTGAGCGCGGCGGCGTAGTCCGGCTGGGCAGCTTCGCACGCCGTGGTTGCCAAAAACCCTACCACGGCGGCTACGAGCAGCACCCTAGCACTACCCACCATCTTCGTCGTCCTCAGCGTCCTACCGTTGTATGGTATTGTATTGTACCACCGCGTTGTGTGTGCAGTGGAGTGATCAGCGAGTTTGCTATGCTCCTCCCGTCGACGGGACGAGTGTATTTATAGGCGCAAGTAAGGAGATGGGGTGAGGAACAAGGTTTCAATCCACTATGAATTGGTGAAACAAATCCGATCCATCAGAAATGCACGCATTGATATCCTAGAATAATTACGCGCCATGCATGTACGGGTGTTGATTTGTTGTGAAGATGTGTGGAGATTTTGTGACCTTCAGAAACCGGGTGCCAAATGTAAACGTATCATCCCGGTATCTCAACTTATTTGCCGGAATTAACTTCATTGGAGAAGGTTGATATTTCCTACAGCCAGTTCATATATTTTTCGGACACATTGCAGATCATGCATTTATCGgtgcacatggatctctttggggaaTAAAAGGACTATATTGATTACTCTGAGATTTTTATACTATCTTTGAAGATCGAAGAGTTAACATACAACATGGATAATGAAAAAGGTCAAACTGCACTGCGTGCATGACTTGATCTTGTCGAGTGAGAGAAGGGATGGATATCTGGGAATCAATGACTGAGCTATTTTGCTTCTTGCACAATATGAGACCGGCTTTTACTACTCCAATAGCCAATAGATTAGTAGTAGTTGTTGGGCCTCATGAAGGGGTTTGCTACAATTAGCAACTTTTCTTTTAGTTTGAGAAAACAAGATATAAATGCATGAGATGACACCCTAAGCTTCAATCAAACAATCAACACTGCAATACAATTAAAAAGCCTATTTTAGAACATGAGCAATGTGAGAGCCATCTAAGAAGTTGAGAATGACATTCTTGTCATTAGTTGGTGCTCACTCTACTCTTTTGCCCTTAGTTTTCGTGCGCGCCCTTATACTTTTGTACTTTTGTCACGATTTCGTCCTGTGAAAGTCGTTCGACCGTTAGTGCGACGTTGGATTGACCGATTTGCCCCTGCGATCCGACTCACTGATGCATGGGACCTAGACCTAGCTCGATCACATTGGCCACTGCTGCCATGTGGGATCCAacacatct encodes:
- the LOC119302554 gene encoding endoglucanase 14-like, which translates into the protein MVGSARVLLVAAVVGFLATTACEAAQPDYAAALTKSLLYFEAQRSGRLPPTQRVQWRANSALKDGADHGVDLTGGYYDSGDNVKFGFPMAFTVTMLSWSVVEHRGRLAAAGELGHALQAVRWGADYLAKAHARPDVLYVNVGDGNSDHACWERPEDMDTPRRAYMVNATHPGSDVAAETSAALAAASVAFTGPHGDPRCASALLKHAKQLFQFAKNHRGLYQNSIPSARSFYSSSGDEDELLWAAVWLYIATGHHEYKAYIAGDNNVGGVRQSLSWDDKFVGAQALVAKLILQGKLPNNGRHAEMRSNVESFLCNVVQHGDGRSGRLTPGGMLYLQPWSNLQDVTTAMFVLVTHADHLAAARASLQCGGVRLPPAQLVSFARSQVDYILGKNPMKMSYMVGVGKRYPTQPHHRGASLPSLTNNPGKISCGKGSEYFHRSAPNLNVIDGAIVGGPDNNDHYDDFRGNYQQGEPSTYTVAPIVGVLARLLHN